A stretch of the Streptomyces sp. NBC_01428 genome encodes the following:
- a CDS encoding sensor histidine kinase → MSGRRRPRTQGRRGQPRTLRTRLVVASVALIAVVCAVIGTVTTIALRSHLYDQLNGNVAQMAMRAAGGPLGDLPGGGGSPRPPGDDGIVKDPLDFVTRGQAIGAIGAIVKNGDVTQGVVSVGKKDSSGAEQPTTVKLGDSQLAALASVAKDGKPHTVEVPGRGAYQAQYKNGPHGAFYVALPTKDVTNTLTTLIYVEISVTAAGLVAASLAGAAIVTLALRPLRKVAATATRVSELRLHTGEVTLYERVPESESDPHTEVGQVGAALNRMLDHVHGALHARQQSETRVRQFVADASHELRTPLASIRGYAELTRRGREETGPDTRHALGRIESEAGRMTLLVEDLLLLARLDAGRPLEYEQTDLVPLVIDAVSDARAAGRDHYWRLELPEEPALVAADAARLQQVMVNLFANARTHTPSGTTVTARVHRHGPWLCVDVQDDGPGIPGDLLPRVFERFARGDSSRSRASGSTGLGLAIVQAVAAAHGGAVTVDSVPGRTVFTLHLPASAPETTWQQHSQAQHSATTWAQQGA, encoded by the coding sequence ATGAGTGGACGACGACGGCCGCGGACGCAGGGGAGGCGAGGACAGCCGCGCACTCTGCGGACGCGGCTCGTCGTCGCGTCCGTCGCGCTGATCGCCGTCGTGTGCGCCGTGATCGGCACGGTGACGACGATCGCGCTGCGCTCCCATCTGTACGACCAGCTGAACGGCAACGTGGCCCAGATGGCCATGCGCGCGGCCGGGGGCCCGCTGGGCGACCTGCCGGGCGGTGGCGGCAGTCCGAGGCCGCCGGGCGACGACGGCATCGTCAAGGATCCCCTGGACTTCGTCACCCGGGGCCAGGCCATCGGCGCCATCGGCGCCATCGTGAAGAACGGCGACGTCACCCAAGGCGTCGTCAGCGTCGGGAAGAAGGACTCCAGCGGCGCCGAGCAGCCCACTACGGTCAAGCTCGGCGACAGCCAACTGGCCGCCCTCGCCTCCGTGGCCAAGGACGGCAAGCCGCACACCGTGGAGGTCCCGGGCCGCGGCGCGTACCAGGCGCAGTACAAGAACGGCCCGCACGGCGCCTTCTACGTGGCCCTGCCGACCAAGGACGTCACCAACACCCTCACCACACTGATCTACGTCGAGATCAGCGTGACCGCCGCGGGCCTCGTGGCGGCCTCCCTCGCCGGAGCGGCCATCGTCACGCTGGCCCTCCGCCCCCTCCGCAAGGTCGCGGCCACCGCCACCCGGGTCTCCGAACTCCGCCTGCACACCGGGGAGGTCACGCTCTACGAGCGGGTGCCGGAGTCGGAGTCCGATCCGCACACCGAGGTCGGGCAGGTCGGGGCGGCGCTCAACCGGATGCTCGACCACGTCCACGGAGCGCTGCACGCGCGCCAGCAGAGCGAGACGCGCGTACGGCAGTTCGTCGCGGACGCCAGTCACGAGCTGCGCACCCCGCTCGCCTCCATCCGCGGATACGCCGAACTCACCCGGCGCGGCCGGGAGGAGACCGGGCCCGACACCCGGCACGCGCTCGGGCGGATCGAGTCCGAGGCCGGGCGGATGACGCTGCTCGTGGAGGACCTGCTGCTCCTCGCGCGGCTCGACGCCGGACGGCCCCTCGAGTACGAGCAGACCGACCTCGTCCCGCTGGTGATCGATGCCGTGAGCGACGCGCGGGCGGCCGGGCGGGACCACTACTGGCGGCTCGAACTGCCCGAGGAGCCCGCGCTGGTGGCGGCGGACGCCGCACGGCTGCAACAGGTCATGGTCAACCTCTTCGCGAACGCCCGGACGCACACCCCGTCGGGCACGACCGTCACCGCGCGGGTGCACCGGCACGGGCCGTGGCTGTGCGTCGACGTCCAGGACGACGGGCCCGGCATCCCCGGCGACCTGCTGCCCCGCGTCTTCGAGCGGTTCGCGCGCGGCGACTCCTCGCGCTCCCGGGCCTCCGGCTCCACCGGTCTCGGGCTCGCGATCGTGCAGGCCGTGGCGGCGGCGCACGGGGGCGCGGTGACCGTGGACAGCGTCCCCGGCAGGACCGTGTTCACCCTGCACCTGCCCGCGTCCGCACCCGAAACGACGTGGCAACAGCACTCACAGGCACAGCACAGCGCCACCACATGGGCACAACAGGGCGCGTGA
- a CDS encoding response regulator transcription factor yields MTTTSPQGRTELLRPDGSPVRVLVVDDELSITELLSMALRYEGWQIRSAGDGTGAVQTAREFRPDAVVLDMMLPDMDGLAVLGRLRRDMPDVPVLFLTAKDAVEDRIAGLTAGGDDYVTKPFSLEEVVARLRGLIRRAGASDRRSESVLVVGDLTLDEDSHEVSRGGANIHLTATEFELLRFLMRNPRRVLSKAQILDRVWSYDFGGQANVVELYISYLRRKIDAGREPMIHTRRGAGYLIKPAAS; encoded by the coding sequence ATGACCACGACCTCGCCCCAGGGGCGCACCGAACTGCTGAGGCCGGACGGGAGCCCCGTCCGCGTGCTGGTGGTGGACGACGAGCTGTCGATCACCGAGCTGCTGTCCATGGCCCTCCGCTACGAGGGCTGGCAGATCCGCAGCGCGGGCGACGGGACGGGCGCGGTGCAGACCGCGCGCGAGTTCCGGCCCGACGCCGTCGTCCTCGACATGATGCTGCCGGACATGGACGGGCTGGCCGTCCTCGGGCGCCTGCGCCGGGACATGCCGGACGTGCCGGTGCTGTTCCTGACCGCGAAGGACGCGGTCGAGGACCGGATCGCGGGGCTCACCGCCGGCGGCGACGACTACGTCACCAAGCCGTTCAGTCTCGAAGAGGTCGTGGCCCGGCTGCGTGGACTCATACGACGTGCGGGTGCCTCGGACCGGCGCTCCGAGTCCGTGCTCGTCGTCGGGGACCTCACGCTCGACGAGGACAGCCACGAGGTGTCCCGGGGCGGCGCCAACATCCACCTCACGGCGACCGAGTTCGAGCTGCTGCGGTTCCTGATGCGCAACCCGCGCCGGGTGCTGAGCAAGGCGCAGATCCTCGACCGTGTGTGGTCCTACGACTTCGGCGGCCAGGCCAACGTGGTCGAGCTCTACATCTCGTACCTGCGCCGCAAGATCGACGCCGGGCGCGAGCCGATGATCCACACCCGGCGTGGGGCCGGCTACCTGATCAAGCCCGCCGCGTCATGA
- a CDS encoding DUF2797 domain-containing protein: MRQVWACSGLRWSADGPVLVWSGGRESPLVRGRRVAFGVVDGGVRTCVGARGNACAVRAVVSARGTGARCEDCARLDRAHSVAADTMADDPRPYRVYLAWFGPGLVKVGITRVERGSARLLEQGAVTFSWLGQGPLMAARRAEELLRAALRVPDRIPYTAKRAVRATLPGPEERIAGIGELHARVGLLDDWPESLRREPFEPVDHTDVFGLDGMPPAQGVVGELVAGGAISGELCGAAGPDLHLATGRGVLVLDTRLLTGWELTGATEESGVRAFPVRELPVEAVVQDGLF, encoded by the coding sequence GTGCGGCAGGTGTGGGCGTGTTCGGGGTTGCGGTGGTCGGCTGACGGGCCGGTGCTCGTGTGGAGCGGTGGGCGGGAGAGCCCGCTGGTCCGCGGGCGGCGCGTGGCGTTCGGGGTCGTGGATGGGGGTGTGCGGACATGCGTCGGTGCCAGGGGGAACGCGTGTGCCGTGCGCGCCGTCGTCTCCGCGCGCGGTACGGGCGCGCGCTGCGAGGACTGCGCCCGCCTGGACCGGGCGCACTCCGTGGCCGCCGACACGATGGCCGACGACCCGCGGCCTTACCGCGTGTATCTGGCGTGGTTCGGACCGGGCCTGGTGAAGGTGGGGATCACGCGGGTCGAGCGGGGTTCCGCACGGCTTCTGGAGCAGGGGGCCGTCACCTTCAGCTGGCTGGGGCAGGGGCCGTTGATGGCGGCGCGACGGGCCGAGGAGTTGCTGCGGGCCGCGCTCAGGGTGCCGGACCGGATTCCGTACACCGCCAAGCGGGCGGTGCGGGCCACCCTGCCGGGGCCCGAGGAGCGGATCGCCGGCATCGGAGAGCTGCACGCACGGGTGGGGCTGCTCGACGACTGGCCCGAGTCCCTCCGCCGCGAGCCCTTCGAACCCGTCGACCACACGGACGTGTTCGGGCTCGACGGCATGCCCCCCGCACAGGGGGTCGTCGGTGAGCTGGTGGCGGGAGGGGCGATCAGCGGTGAACTGTGCGGTGCCGCGGGGCCCGATCTGCACCTGGCGACCGGGCGCGGAGTCCTCGTCCTCGACACCCGGCTGCTGACCGGATGGGAGCTGACCGGCGCCACGGAGGAGAGCGGTGTACGGGCCTTCCCCGTACGGGAGTTGCCCGTGGAGGCGGTGGTCCAGGACGGGCTCTTCTGA
- a CDS encoding amidohydrolase family protein: MSDHSDVPAGPQPAERAPAPAVVPGEAAEVRAFWQGLGLPGLVDVHTHFMPERVLRKVWDYFDRVGELTGGVEWPITYRADEDERLALIREFGVRAFTAMLYPHKAGMAEWLNSWAVDFARRTPDCLHTSTFFPEPGVDRYVREAVEAGARVFKAHVQVGAYDPGDELLDPVWGTLAEAGIPVVIHCGSGPSPGKHTGPGPVAGVLARHPRLRLVVAHLGMPEYEDFLALAERYDEVRLDTTMAFTDFSERLAPFPAGLLPRLADLGDRVLLGTDFPNIPYPYVHQLRALERLGLGDDWLRAVCHGNGARLFGL; encoded by the coding sequence ATGAGCGATCACTCTGACGTACCCGCCGGGCCACAGCCGGCAGAGCGGGCGCCCGCCCCGGCAGTGGTGCCCGGTGAGGCCGCGGAGGTCCGCGCGTTCTGGCAGGGACTTGGGCTGCCCGGACTCGTGGACGTCCACACGCACTTCATGCCCGAGCGGGTCCTGCGCAAGGTCTGGGACTACTTCGACCGCGTCGGGGAGCTGACCGGCGGCGTCGAGTGGCCCATCACCTACCGCGCCGACGAGGACGAACGGCTCGCGCTGATCAGGGAGTTCGGGGTCCGCGCCTTCACCGCGATGCTCTACCCGCACAAGGCCGGCATGGCCGAGTGGCTCAACTCCTGGGCCGTCGACTTCGCGCGCCGCACCCCGGACTGCCTGCACACCTCGACCTTCTTCCCCGAGCCGGGCGTCGACCGGTACGTGCGCGAGGCGGTCGAGGCGGGCGCACGCGTCTTCAAGGCCCATGTGCAGGTGGGGGCGTACGACCCGGGGGACGAACTCCTCGACCCGGTCTGGGGGACACTCGCCGAGGCGGGCATACCCGTGGTGATCCACTGCGGATCGGGCCCCTCGCCCGGCAAGCACACGGGACCCGGCCCGGTCGCCGGCGTCCTCGCCCGCCATCCCCGGCTGCGGCTCGTCGTCGCGCACCTCGGCATGCCCGAGTACGAGGACTTCCTCGCCCTCGCCGAGCGGTACGACGAGGTGCGGCTCGACACGACGATGGCGTTCACGGACTTCAGCGAGCGGCTCGCGCCGTTCCCCGCCGGACTGCTGCCCCGCCTCGCCGACCTCGGCGACCGGGTCCTCCTCGGCACCGACTTCCCGAACATCCCCTACCCCTATGTCCACCAACTGCGCGCCCTGGAACGGCTCGGCCTGGGGGACGACTGGCTGCGCGCGGTCTGCCACGGGAACGGGGCGCGGCTGTTCGGGCTGTGA
- a CDS encoding bifunctional glycosyltransferase family 2/GtrA family protein yields the protein MRTDSSPGDLPAREHLPATDAGTPVLDVVIPVYNEEKDLQPCVLRLHEHLKRTFPYAFRITVADNASTDTTPQVAARLAARLPEVVSRRLEQKGRGRALRTVWSASDAPVLAYMDVDLSTDLNALLPLVAPLISGHSDLAIGSRLARSSRVVRGAKREFISRSYNLILRGSLQARFSDAQCGFKAIRRDVAQVLLPLVEDSGWFFDTEMLVLAERAGLRIHEVPVDWVDDPDSTVHIVRTATDDLKGVWRVGRALAGGSLSLDRLARPFGDDPRDRELTDVPKGLARQLVGFCVVGGLSTLFYLLLYSGFRSFSGSQIANALALLVSAVANTAANRRLTFGVRGRGGAVRHQAQGLVVFGIGLVLTSGSLAALNAATNDPAHATELAVLIAANLAATVLRFLLFRAWVFPDRHDEPSTSPSTSTPAPSPVVASHRPGGHAAHPAAPHPMPVRPGPPAYRPLPQRPTAPATPSSPTQAATSYDTAPFRAGDAADQGWGDSTMQMQAVRPHDHDPRNAR from the coding sequence ATGCGAACCGACTCTTCTCCCGGCGACCTGCCGGCGCGGGAGCATCTCCCGGCCACAGACGCCGGTACGCCTGTCCTGGACGTAGTGATCCCCGTCTACAACGAGGAGAAGGACCTCCAGCCCTGTGTGCTCAGACTCCACGAGCACCTCAAGCGCACGTTCCCGTACGCGTTCCGCATCACGGTGGCGGACAACGCGTCGACGGACACCACCCCGCAGGTGGCGGCGCGGCTGGCGGCCCGGCTCCCGGAGGTCGTCTCCCGCCGGCTGGAGCAGAAGGGCCGCGGCCGGGCGCTGCGGACCGTGTGGTCGGCGTCCGACGCGCCGGTCCTCGCGTACATGGACGTCGACCTGTCCACCGATCTGAACGCCCTGCTGCCGCTGGTGGCGCCGCTGATCTCCGGACACTCGGACCTCGCGATCGGTTCGCGGCTCGCCCGCTCCTCGCGGGTGGTGCGCGGCGCCAAGCGGGAGTTCATCAGCCGCTCGTACAACCTGATCCTGCGCGGCTCGCTCCAGGCCCGTTTCTCGGACGCGCAGTGCGGGTTCAAGGCGATCCGCCGTGACGTCGCCCAGGTGCTGCTGCCCCTGGTCGAGGACTCCGGCTGGTTCTTCGACACCGAGATGCTCGTGCTGGCCGAACGGGCCGGGCTGCGCATCCACGAGGTGCCGGTCGACTGGGTCGACGACCCGGACTCGACCGTCCACATCGTCAGGACCGCGACGGACGACCTGAAGGGAGTGTGGCGGGTGGGACGCGCCCTCGCCGGCGGATCGCTCTCGCTCGACCGGCTCGCCCGGCCCTTCGGGGACGATCCGCGCGACCGCGAACTGACCGACGTGCCCAAGGGGCTGGCCCGCCAGCTCGTCGGCTTCTGTGTCGTGGGCGGCCTGTCCACGCTCTTCTACCTGCTGCTCTACAGCGGCTTCCGCTCCTTCTCCGGGTCCCAGATCGCCAACGCGCTCGCGCTGCTCGTCTCCGCCGTCGCCAACACCGCGGCCAACCGGCGGCTGACCTTCGGGGTCCGCGGCCGGGGCGGCGCCGTCCGCCACCAGGCGCAGGGGCTGGTCGTCTTCGGTATCGGGCTCGTCCTGACCAGCGGATCCCTCGCCGCCCTGAACGCGGCGACGAACGATCCCGCGCACGCGACCGAACTGGCCGTCCTGATCGCCGCGAACCTCGCCGCGACCGTCCTGCGGTTCCTGCTCTTCCGCGCCTGGGTCTTCCCGGACCGGCACGACGAGCCGTCGACGTCGCCGTCGACGTCGACGCCGGCACCGTCGCCGGTGGTGGCCTCGCACCGGCCGGGCGGACACGCCGCACATCCGGCGGCGCCCCACCCGATGCCCGTACGGCCCGGCCCGCCGGCGTACCGGCCGCTGCCGCAGCGGCCGACGGCGCCCGCGACCCCGTCCTCCCCCACCCAGGCCGCGACCTCGTACGACACGGCTCCGTTCCGCGCCGGTGACGCCGCGGACCAGGGCTGGGGGGACTCGACCATGCAGATGCAGGCAGTGCGCCCGCACGACCACGACCCGAGGAACGCGCGATGA